One window from the genome of Octopus sinensis unplaced genomic scaffold, ASM634580v1 Contig18758, whole genome shotgun sequence encodes:
- the LOC115231754 gene encoding uncharacterized protein LOC115231754, which translates to MIRAVKSKLMQGDVSGAVRVISSNTPVAPPSEAVYLELCHKHPSAPENLRLTSNPCSADVPHTTNSEVSAALSSFPLSSSGGIDGIKPIHLRDLISPLTADSGRALLDSINRLCSRIVTGAIPAVARDLLFSANLTALRKSDGGLRPIAVGNVFRRLAAKIMSRRVIPQLCREFLPFQFGVGVKGACEALAHASRQVTISKPKNVPFLLKLDVKNAFNSVRRDHMLEAVGERCPDLLPIVSLAYSLPSSLLFSGKVINSECGIQQGDPLGPLLFAVCVDHVARGISSPINFWYLDDVTLGGPLEVIMDDASKIISEFLKIGLSLNGAKCELIGLTEPLTQQSEVFMALSEKIDGLRITALADLVILGSPISDKGIAKAIVSQRDKIAPLCDRLRLFGSHLGLFLLKNFLFIPRLTFLLRTSPCFRSRQELLDLDDAVTSSLQLLLNTLFTDVGRTRAALPLRFGGLGVRSCADLALPCYLSSMSASGNFVRSVLINSLELDELTEYPVAVLAWRSLGLGLPEIPSIQKSWDVIWCTHLLESLRTRVDQLELASLNCACQPHSGDWLNALPLASNGLLMEDETIRIGVCLRLGLEICQPHRCRCDFFRL; encoded by the exons ATGATACGGGCAGTTAAAAGTAAACTTATGCAAGGGGACGTCAGTGGGGCAGTCCGGGTGATCTCTTCAAACACGCCCGTGGCGCCTCCTTCAGAGGCCGTGTACTTGGAATTGTGCCACAAGCATCCTAGTGCCCCTGAAAATCTTCGATTAACGTCCAATCCGTGCTCGGCCGATGTCCCCCATACGACTAACTCCGAGGTCTCAGCTGCTTTGTCGTCCTTCCCGctcagcagcagtggaggcattGACGGAATAAAGCCCATACATCTGAGGGACCTTATATCTCCTTTGACTGCCGACTCGGGCCGTGCTCTCCTGGATTCGATCAATCGGCTTTGCTCTCGAATTGTCACGGGCGCCATCCCTGCTGTTGCGAGGGATCTCCTATTTTCGGCCAATCTAACAGCTCTCCGTAAGAGTGATGGCGGTTTACGGCCAATTGCAGTTGGTAATGTCTTCAGACGCCTTGCTGCCAAAATAATGTCACGTCGTGTTATTCCGCAATTGTGTCGGGAATTCTTGCCATTCCAGTTCGGCGTTGGTGTTAAAGGGGCCTGTGAAGCACTAGCTCACGCCTCTCGccaggtgactatttcgaaaccGAAGAATGTACCCTTCTTGCTTAAGCTCGATGTCAAGAATGCTTTTAATAGTGTCAGAAGAGACCACATGCTTGAGGCTGTTGGTGAACGTTGCCCTGATCTTCTCCCAATTGTATCCTTGGCCTATTCCTTGCCGAGCAGCTTACTTTTTTCCGGAAAAGTTATCAACTCTGAGTGTGGAATCCAACAGGGCGACCCCCTCGGTCCTCTACTATTCGCTGTCTGTGTTGATCACGTTGCACGTGGCATTTCTTCGCCTATCAATTTTTGGTATTTGGATGACGTCACTCTTGGTGGGCCTTTAGAAGTCATTATGGACGACGCCTCGAAGATAATATCTGAATTTTTGAAGATTGGCCTTTCTCTAAATGGTGCAAAATGTGAACTAATCGGACTTACGGAGCCGCTAACCCAACAGAGTGAGGTTTTTATGGCCCTTTCGGAGAAAATTGACGGCCTTCGTATAACCGCTCTCGCGGATCTTGTGATTCTGGGTTCACCGATTTCTGATAAGGGAATTGCGAAGGCTATCGTTTCACAACGAGATAAGATTGCTCCTCTCTGCGACCGATTACGACTGTTTGGCTCCCATCTGGGGCTGTTTTTGCTGAAAAACTTTCTTTTTATCCCCCGTTTAACCTTTTTGCTCCGAACGTCTCCTTGTTTTCGCTCACGTCAAGAACTTTTGGATTTGGATGACGCGGTTACATCATCATTACAGTTACTACTGAACACTTTGTTCACTGACGTGGGACGTACACGTGCCGCACTTCCACTCCGCTTTGGTGGCCTTGGGGTTCGTTCTTGTGCAGATCTTGCTTTGCCTTGTTATCTCTCGTCGATGTCTGCTTCCGGCAATTTCGTTCGCTCTGTTCTTATCAACTCACTCGAACTTGATGAGCTTACGGAATACCCTGTTGCTGTTCTCGCCTGGAGATCGCTCGGACTTGGCCTTCCGGAGATTCCTTCAATACAGAAGAGTTGGGATGTCATCTGGTGCACACACCTGTTGGAGAGTCTTCGCACGCGAGTCGACCAGTTGGAACTGGCTTCTTTGAACTGTGCCTGTCAGCCTCACTCAGGAGACTGGCTAAACGCACTTCCGTTGGCGTCCAATGGTCTGCTTATGGAAGACGAAACTATACGTATCGGAGTGTGTCTTCGACTTGGACTTGAAATCTGCCAACCTCACCGTTGTCGCTGTG ATTTTTTCAGATTATAG